One window of uncultured Methanobrevibacter sp. genomic DNA carries:
- a CDS encoding ArsR family transcriptional regulator — protein MTHSNDIEKNDKYHRDVNSSNGHIEIRGNYNDQLGDIDKEDILDVMGCKTRRDIINLLREEPMFVSEISNELDIGQKAIIEHLRAMEDIGILNSSYKKILRGRPRKYYDLQHEVNIHITINKNTFDVNLSEDMLNTLQLPSGDEWSKLLDIEKRIDAGQLEAIDELKNQIRLYGNLKERAEYILERTLKHR, from the coding sequence ATGACACATAGTAATGACATTGAAAAAAATGATAAATATCATAGAGATGTCAATTCTTCTAATGGCCACATAGAAATTAGAGGAAACTATAACGACCAATTGGGAGATATTGATAAAGAAGATATACTTGACGTAATGGGTTGTAAAACTAGAAGAGATATCATTAATCTTTTAAGAGAAGAGCCTATGTTTGTAAGTGAAATATCCAATGAGCTGGATATTGGTCAGAAAGCTATTATTGAACATTTGCGAGCAATGGAAGATATCGGAATTTTAAACTCTTCTTACAAGAAAATCCTGAGAGGTCGTCCGCGTAAATATTATGATTTGCAGCATGAAGTAAACATTCACATTACCATCAATAAGAACACTTTTGATGTTAACCTTTCAGAAGATATGCTCAACACTCTTCAATTGCCTTCAGGGGATGAATGGTCAAAACTTTTAGATATTGAAAAAAGAATTGATGCCGGTCAGCTTGAAGCTATCGATGAGCTGAAAAATCAGATAAGACTGTACGGAAATCTTAAGGAAAGAGCTGAGTACATTCTTGAGAGAACTTTAAAACATAGATAA
- the hypF gene encoding carbamoyltransferase HypF, which yields MKARKILTQGIVQGVGFRPYVYRLASELGLKGSVRNLGNVVEIIVEGENSELFIERLPKELPPIARIDSMSVEDIESANYSNFEIIESRDSYSGISVIPPDIAICDKCLEEIRNPKDRRYKYPFNACTDCGPRFTVIESVPYDRIRTSMEEFPLCDDCLVEYREPLDRRYHGEAICCSDCGPQMAFYEKSERINSDNPIKLGAQKLENGEILAIKGIGGTHLVVDAYNDEAIKELRRRLNRPNQAFAVMTKDLESVQKYARLSEKEIKTMTSNKRPIVILKKNEEYPFPESLSPGLHNIGVMLPYSPMHYLLFDESSIDTFVMTSANTPGEPMMIKNEDIINGVNDYSLVHNRKILNRCDDSVIRFRNNELSFIRRSRGYTPEPYTINYKVNDSNVLALGPELDVTFSIAKDNIVYPSQHIGNTNKPKTLEFLKQAIENMERITKINEFDVVACDLHPHFFTTRLAYDLAEKYGAEVKQIQHHHAHSVALANDHSIDEMIVIAADGVGYGSDGTSWGGEILYTNINDFERMGHLQSQLMPGGDVATRYPARMLASILDDSDLIMYYSKYFKYGDMEIKTLFKQLESGLNVGKTTSTGRVLDSMAVALEIAHERTYEGECSMKLESCAFYSKKDIEIPYHIEDNVLNTTEILREVVRLYQNGENKADVARAGQNAVANGLAEIAINAADKKNIADIGATGGVFYNEAITDAIKNRIVSEGYNFIQHTNTCAGDGSVSLGQAIISKKQV from the coding sequence ATGAAAGCTAGAAAGATTTTGACACAGGGCATAGTTCAGGGAGTGGGATTCAGGCCTTATGTATACAGGCTCGCATCCGAGTTGGGCCTTAAAGGATCCGTTAGAAACCTTGGAAATGTTGTTGAAATCATAGTTGAAGGCGAAAACAGTGAATTATTTATTGAAAGATTGCCTAAGGAACTGCCCCCAATTGCAAGAATCGACTCAATGAGTGTTGAAGATATTGAATCGGCGAATTACTCTAATTTTGAAATTATTGAAAGCAGGGATTCATATTCAGGAATCAGCGTGATTCCACCAGACATTGCAATCTGTGATAAATGTCTTGAAGAGATTAGAAATCCCAAAGACAGAAGATACAAATATCCTTTTAATGCATGTACAGACTGCGGTCCGAGATTTACAGTTATTGAAAGCGTTCCATATGACAGAATCCGAACATCAATGGAAGAATTTCCGTTATGTGACGACTGTCTTGTTGAATATAGAGAACCCCTAGACAGACGTTACCATGGAGAAGCCATTTGCTGCAGTGACTGCGGACCCCAAATGGCATTTTATGAAAAAAGCGAAAGAATCAACAGCGATAATCCTATTAAACTGGGAGCTCAAAAACTGGAAAACGGAGAAATCCTGGCAATAAAGGGAATCGGAGGAACACATCTGGTTGTTGATGCATATAACGATGAAGCAATAAAAGAGCTGAGAAGACGTCTGAACCGTCCGAACCAGGCCTTTGCAGTAATGACTAAAGATCTGGAGTCCGTTCAAAAATATGCCCGGCTATCCGAAAAAGAAATAAAAACAATGACCTCCAATAAAAGGCCAATTGTTATTTTAAAGAAAAATGAAGAATATCCGTTTCCGGAATCCTTGTCTCCGGGGCTTCACAACATCGGAGTGATGCTTCCATACTCACCTATGCATTATTTGCTATTTGATGAAAGCTCTATCGACACATTTGTTATGACATCTGCCAATACTCCCGGCGAACCGATGATGATTAAAAATGAAGATATAATCAACGGAGTCAATGATTATTCCCTGGTTCATAACCGTAAAATATTAAACAGATGCGATGATTCAGTTATCAGATTCAGAAACAATGAACTGTCATTTATAAGACGGTCCAGAGGTTACACCCCAGAACCTTACACAATAAACTACAAAGTCAACGATTCAAATGTCCTTGCGTTAGGCCCTGAGCTTGACGTGACATTTTCCATAGCTAAAGACAATATTGTTTATCCGTCACAGCATATCGGAAATACCAATAAACCTAAAACATTGGAATTTCTAAAACAGGCTATTGAGAATATGGAAAGGATTACAAAAATCAATGAGTTTGATGTTGTTGCATGTGATTTGCATCCTCATTTCTTTACAACAAGACTGGCTTATGATTTAGCTGAAAAATATGGCGCTGAAGTAAAACAGATTCAGCATCACCATGCACATTCCGTAGCTTTGGCTAATGATCATTCAATTGATGAAATGATTGTTATTGCAGCAGACGGCGTAGGTTACGGAAGTGACGGGACCAGCTGGGGAGGAGAAATCCTCTACACCAACATTAACGATTTCGAAAGAATGGGCCATCTTCAAAGCCAGCTGATGCCCGGAGGTGACGTTGCAACCAGATATCCTGCAAGAATGCTTGCAAGCATATTGGACGATTCCGATTTAATCATGTACTATTCAAAATATTTCAAATATGGAGATATGGAAATAAAAACATTATTCAAACAACTCGAATCCGGGCTTAATGTAGGCAAAACCACAAGTACCGGAAGAGTTCTTGATTCAATGGCAGTGGCTCTGGAAATTGCTCATGAACGAACCTATGAGGGAGAGTGCTCCATGAAACTTGAATCATGCGCATTTTACTCCAAAAAGGATATTGAAATCCCATACCATATTGAAGATAATGTTTTGAATACCACAGAAATCCTCAGAGAAGTTGTAAGGCTATATCAGAACGGAGAAAATAAGGCAGATGTTGCAAGGGCAGGCCAGAATGCAGTTGCTAACGGACTGGCTGAAATTGCAATTAATGCAGCTGATAAAAAGAATATTGCAGATATCGGAGCTACAGGCGGCGTATTTTACAACGAAGCCATTACAGATGCCATTAAAAATCGTATTGTCAGTGAAGGTTATAATTTTATCCAGCACACCAACACATGTGCGGGAGACGGTTCTGTCTCTTTAGGACAGGCAATAATTTCTAAAAAACAGGTTTAA